The Paenibacillus sp. BIC5C1 DNA segment CAATTGAAGTTGCAGGGCAGGTTGTGACAGACGGGAAAGCGACAAACCGCATTCGGTTAAGACTTGGTGAGGATACGTCCTCCACTGGTACTGAAGGCACGACGACAAATGAAACAGGAAGCACCGGCACTAGCGCCGAATAACCAAAGTTTCTGCGGGAGACACTAACCTTGTCTTTAACTTGCAGTCAACTTTTGGTGAAGTGAGGTGGATGGCTGTGACAGTCAGCTGGATCGTAACAGGTTTGGGGATCATTGTCAGCCTCCTGGGTTATTACTTGACCCCAACTGCCTGGGGTTACGGAATTTTGGGTTTTGGACTTGCACATGTGCTTCTGGGTGTGCTTGACATGTTCAGACAGCCTAATCGCAGCCGTTATTAGAAGGGCAACCGCACGAAAAGCATTTTTGGCAACCATCTTAAGTGGTAGCCAAAGATGCTTTTTTATTTTGAAAAACCTCATAAAATTAGACTTTTGCTTGGCGTATCCTCTATAATGTTACAGAACATATGATTAACTGAAAGGGTGACTGGTTTGAGTTCAGAAAATTCATTTGATATCGTGTCCAAAATGGACTTGCAGGAATTGACAAATGCCGTTACACAAACAGAAAAGGAAATTGGCACGCGTTATGACTTCAAGGGCAGCAAGAGCAGTCTGAAACTGGATAAGGATGCGTTAACGATCGTATCTGATGATGAGACCAAACTCAAGGCTGTTATCGATGTACTGCAATCCAAGATGGCTAAGCGGGGTTTACCTTTAAAAAACATTGATTATGCAAAAGTAGAACCAGCTTCTTCAGGTACAGTCCGCCAGCGTTTGAATTTCAAACAGGGGATTGATCAGGATATCGCTAAAAAAATTAATATTCTGATTCGTGACTCCAAGATGAAGGTGAAGAGTCAGATTCAGGGAGATCAGCTCCGGGTAACAGGTAAAAGTAAGAATGATTTGCAGGCAGTTATGCAGTTGTTGAACGGTGCCAATCTACCTTTGGATCTGCAATATACAAACTTTAAGTAATATCTCCTCATTGCAGCTAGGTATGTTTTTTGACACTGCAATTGGCGTATATTATACTAAGTGTGCATTGCTGGCAGATAAGCATCAAAGCCCAGTCATCATCGTTTGCTGACTTTGTGAAAAGCAGTACATCTTCTGAAAGTCACCGGAACGTTTAAAACGGTTTTGCGTTTGAACGGTTGACTTTATTTTTTGCGTTTTTACATAGTGAGAGCACTTTAGTGCTGATTGACAGTGAAACTGTACATTTCATGTTCCGGATGATGAATACGGGATTAAGATGAATGTTTGGAGTAATGGAGGATAAGAGGGAGGGCGTCTTGTGAATTTACCCAACCGGATTACGCTTGCACGAATTTGCTTAATCCCTTTTTTAATGGTGTTCCTGCTCGTAGATTTTCCGTTTTATCCAGAGCCGTTGCAATTGGGAAGCTTATCACTTCCGTATAATCAGTTGATTGCTGCTGTCATTTTTATCATTGCAGCAAGCACGGATGGAATTGATGGCTATCTGGCGCGGAAAAATAATATGGTCACCAACCTAGGGAAATTGCTTGATCCGCTGGCTGACAAGTTGTTGGTTACTGCGGTGCTGATTTCACTTGTGGAAATGGGTAAGTTGGATTCCTGGATTGCTGTGGTCATTATTAGTCGTGAGTTTGCGGTTACCGGCTTGCGTCAGATTGCATTATTGGATGGTTCGGTTGTTGCGGCAAGTGCCTGGGGCAAACTGAAAACCGTCGTGCAAATTGTGGCGATTGTGCTGCTGTTGTTGAATAATTTCCCGTTCTCATTTACGGGTATTCACATGGACGTTATTGCCGTTTGGGCTGCAGCGATCATTACGATTTGGTCAGGTATTGATTACTTTATCAAAAACAAAAATTTGCTTCATTTATCGAAAGCGTAACGTTTAGGTTAAATGGGTAAGCATGAAGAAATCATTTGTACGGAGGGCAATAGGAAATTATCCTATTGCCCTTTGATCACTCACCACATGTACAGGAGGATGCTGAATGAAGGCAGAAATCATTGCAGTTGGCACAGAATTGTTGCTTGGACAAATTGTGAATACCAATGCCCGATATCTATCCCGTGAATTGGCTGCGATCGGGATTGATGTATATTTCCAAACGGTGGTTGGTGATAATCTTAATCGACTTAGTGACGCTATTCGCATCGCTCAGGGTCGTGCAGACGTCATTTTATTTTCCGGGGGCATCGGTCCTACACAGGATGATCTCACCAAGGATGCGATCGCGGCGGTCTTGAACCGCAAGCTGCATATAGATCGAATGGCTATGGACAAAATCGAGAGCTTCTTCCGAGATCGTAATGTGGACATGACTGAAAATAATCGCCGTCAGGCGATCGTTATAGAAGGCGGGACACCGCTGGCGAACGAAACAGGCCTTGCCGCAGGAAATGCGATTTCCGACAATGGCAAACATTATGTAGTGATGCCTGGACCACCGAAAGAGCTGATTCCTATGTTTGAACAGGAAGTTAAGCCTTGGTTATTCCAGCATGTACTGACAGAAGAAATGCCGATCTACTCGAAAATGCTGAAGTTTGCAGGAATTGGAGAATCGGCATTGGAAGACCGACTCCTGGATTTGATTGATACGCAGACAGATCCAACGATTGCTCCTTATGCCAGTGAGGGAGAAGTTACGGTACGTGTATCTACAAAGGCTCCAAGTGAGAGTGAGGCGAAGCTGAAGCTTGATGCAATGGAAGTTCAGATCCGGGAACGATTGCCAGAGCATCTCTACGCGAACGAGGATGTGCCTATAGAGTATACAATCGTAACAATGATGTCTGATATGGGTCTGACCCTTAGCGCGGCTGAGAGCTGCACAGGAGGGCTCGTCATGCAAAGTCTGACGTCAGTCCCTGGCAGTGCTTCGATGCTTAAGGGCGGAATAGTATGTTACTCCAATGAAATTAAGGAGAAGCTGCTCCATGTGCCACATGCCTACCTGGAAGGTGAAGATGCACCGGGCGCAGTGAGTCCGGAAGTCGCCAAAGTGCTGGCAGAACAGATTCGCATGATTGGGGATGCCGACTTCGGTCTGTCGGTTACAGGTGTAGCGGGGCCTGGTTATTCTGAACGCAAACCCCCAGGACTTGTTTTCATCGCTTTGGCAGAGCGTGGCAAAGAGACAGAAATTCATGAACTGCGCATTAATGGCAATCGGGAGACGGTTCGGATCCGTTCCGCGAAGGCGATTCTTTATCGTTTGTGGCGCAAGCTTGTGGAGATGGACTAGTTCACGGCTCAGATTGCATTTGCCTAAGCAAGCAAGTATAATAAAGGAAGACGGAAGAACCGTAGAATTAGGCTTTAAAGCCTTGTTTACGGTTCTTTTTTCTGTTTAATGGAAAGTTTGCTTGAGGAAGAGGCGCCTCGGCCTTCACAAAAAAAACGAATGTATGTTCGAAAAAAAGCTTGGCAAACGTGTTAAAACAAGGTATCATTATCTTATAAACAGTAAAGGGTGTGAGCTTATTGTCAGACCGTCGTGCCGCGCTTGATATGGCGCTCCGTCAAATAGAGAAGCAATTTGGTAAAGGATCCATCATGAAACTGGGTGAGTCGACTCACATGCAAGTGGAAATCATACCCAGCGGTTCCTTGGCTCTGGATATTGCATTAGGAACAGGCGGCTTGCCTAAAGGCCGTATTGTTGAAATATATGGACCAGAATCTTCCGGTAAAACAACTGTAGCATTGCATGCGATTGCTGAAGTACAACGGGTGGGTGGACAAGCTGCATTTATCGATGCAGAGCATGCTCTTGACCCGCAATACGCAAGCAAACTGGGTGTTAACATTGATGAGTTGCTTCTGTCTCAGCCAGATACGGGTGAGCAAGGGCTTGAAATTGCAGAAGCACTTGTACGTAGTGGCGCTGTGGATATTGTCGTTATTGACTCCGTTGCTGCATTGGTACCAAAAGCGGAAATCGAAGGCGAAATGGGTGATTCCCATGTCGGTTTGCAAGCGCGTCTGATGTCTCAGGCGTTGCGTAAACTGTCTGGTGCAATCAGCAAATCCAAAACCATCGCAATCTTCATCAACCAGCTTCGTGAAAAAGTCGGTGTTATGTTTGGTAACCCGGAGACAACACCTGGTGGTCGTGCCCTGAAATTTTACTCTACAGTGCGTCTGGATGTACGTCGTATTGAGAGTATTAAATCAGGCAATGACATCATCGGTAACCGTACTCGTATCAAAGTTGTAAAAAACAAAGTGGCACCACCGTTTAAACAAGCGGAAGTGGACATTATGTACGGAGAAGGTATTTCGAGAGAAGGCAGTATCATTGATATTGGTACAGAGCTGGACATCGTTAACAAAAGTGGTGCGTGGTACTCTTACGAAGGCGAGCGTTTAGGTCAAGGACGTGAGAACGCGAAGCAGTTCATGAAAGAGCATGCACAGATTGCTCAAGTGATTGAACAAAAAATTCGCGAAGCCAGCAATCTGACTACTGCAGTTCCTGCCCCTACAACTGAAGATCAACAAAAAGAAGCGGCAGAAGAACAAGAATTGTTTGAAATTAACGAGTAATGCTCTGAATCCCCGTAACTTGTCTGATTGAGCTTGGCTCGATCTAGATCTAGTAATGGAGTAAGGTGTGCGCTCGTGCTGTCCAACAGCCTCTGTCCGAATGGGCAGGGGCTGTTGGTACGTTTTCTGTTAGGGAGAGGCCGGACATTGTTTCCGGCCTTTTGTATTAGCATCTGGTGTCTTTGTGAAGTTACGCTCTAAACGTATGCAGTTTAGCTGCGTTATCTCCGTCGGAGATCAGCTAATCGAGAAAGTCTTTTGTTTTGTTGAGTGCTTTCAGTTAGACAGCATGTGACACAGGTACCAAATGAGTGGAAGGGGAGACCGAAATGGATCAACATGAAGATGATTTATATGAAGAAACCGAGCTGGAGGGAATCTCCCAATTCCCGGATAATGAAGAACTTATCATTACACGAGTTGAACGAACGAAGAGCAGGGAAGCTCGTTACCGAATTACCTTTGGTTTATATTCAATTACGGTTCTTGAAGATGTAATGATTAAATATCGGATGACCCGGGGAAATACGTTTCTGAAAAAAGACTTGGAAGATATCATCGTAGCTGACGAGCGACAGCGAACGTATGTGCAATCTTTGCGATATCTGGAGCATAAACCCCGCACACGCCACGAATTAAGTCAGAAGCTTCGTCAGAAAGAGTTTGCAGCACCGTTGATTGAAGAGGCCCTGGATCGGCTTGAGCGGGAGAATTTGGTCGATGACGAACTGTTTGCGAAGGAATGGACTCGTCAGCGTATGGAGGGCCAGCGGAAGGGAAAACTGTGGATAAGGCAAGAGCTTCGTCAGAAGGGCATTGCCAATGAGCTAATTGCTGAAGCGCTGGAAGGTGTAAGTACAGATGCGGAATATGAGACGGCTCTAATTGCCGGACGCAAAAAATGGAATCAGGTTAAAGGAGACATCCAGGAGAAGAAACGTAAAACGCTTCCCTTCTTGATGCGACGAGGTTTTTCCATGGATATGGTGCGTCGGGTCGTGAATTGTTTAATTGAAGAAGACGGGGCTAAAGACTCCGAAGAAGACGAAGCGTTGTTATGGGATTAGCAGACTGGACTCACTATACTGCATTCTCTTGACAATTTCTTTCGTCAAATACTAAAATGGACATGAGTCTGTAAGAAATGGACAACCCTTTTTCCTTCCAAAAAAGCGGTTTCTGTTTTTTTAGATTTATACCATTCATGATTATGGGTTCGCCAGAAACGGTGAATAGTACGTGGCAACATGTACACTTGAAATGAAAATCGGCGGGGGATCGCCGTGAGTATTCGTTATTCCCAAAAATATGTTAGGTTTGAAAACTGCAAATTGACCCAAGGAATGCCTTGGAGGAACCAACGAGGAGGTGAACAGTATGAATCCTGCAATCACGATCGCTCTCGTTGCA contains these protein-coding regions:
- a CDS encoding YajQ family cyclic di-GMP-binding protein codes for the protein MSSENSFDIVSKMDLQELTNAVTQTEKEIGTRYDFKGSKSSLKLDKDALTIVSDDETKLKAVIDVLQSKMAKRGLPLKNIDYAKVEPASSGTVRQRLNFKQGIDQDIAKKINILIRDSKMKVKSQIQGDQLRVTGKSKNDLQAVMQLLNGANLPLDLQYTNFK
- the pgsA gene encoding CDP-diacylglycerol--glycerol-3-phosphate 3-phosphatidyltransferase, which codes for MNLPNRITLARICLIPFLMVFLLVDFPFYPEPLQLGSLSLPYNQLIAAVIFIIAASTDGIDGYLARKNNMVTNLGKLLDPLADKLLVTAVLISLVEMGKLDSWIAVVIISREFAVTGLRQIALLDGSVVAASAWGKLKTVVQIVAIVLLLLNNFPFSFTGIHMDVIAVWAAAIITIWSGIDYFIKNKNLLHLSKA
- a CDS encoding competence/damage-inducible protein A; the encoded protein is MKAEIIAVGTELLLGQIVNTNARYLSRELAAIGIDVYFQTVVGDNLNRLSDAIRIAQGRADVILFSGGIGPTQDDLTKDAIAAVLNRKLHIDRMAMDKIESFFRDRNVDMTENNRRQAIVIEGGTPLANETGLAAGNAISDNGKHYVVMPGPPKELIPMFEQEVKPWLFQHVLTEEMPIYSKMLKFAGIGESALEDRLLDLIDTQTDPTIAPYASEGEVTVRVSTKAPSESEAKLKLDAMEVQIRERLPEHLYANEDVPIEYTIVTMMSDMGLTLSAAESCTGGLVMQSLTSVPGSASMLKGGIVCYSNEIKEKLLHVPHAYLEGEDAPGAVSPEVAKVLAEQIRMIGDADFGLSVTGVAGPGYSERKPPGLVFIALAERGKETEIHELRINGNRETVRIRSAKAILYRLWRKLVEMD
- the recA gene encoding recombinase RecA, encoding MSDRRAALDMALRQIEKQFGKGSIMKLGESTHMQVEIIPSGSLALDIALGTGGLPKGRIVEIYGPESSGKTTVALHAIAEVQRVGGQAAFIDAEHALDPQYASKLGVNIDELLLSQPDTGEQGLEIAEALVRSGAVDIVVIDSVAALVPKAEIEGEMGDSHVGLQARLMSQALRKLSGAISKSKTIAIFINQLREKVGVMFGNPETTPGGRALKFYSTVRLDVRRIESIKSGNDIIGNRTRIKVVKNKVAPPFKQAEVDIMYGEGISREGSIIDIGTELDIVNKSGAWYSYEGERLGQGRENAKQFMKEHAQIAQVIEQKIREASNLTTAVPAPTTEDQQKEAAEEQELFEINE
- a CDS encoding regulatory protein RecX; translation: MDQHEDDLYEETELEGISQFPDNEELIITRVERTKSREARYRITFGLYSITVLEDVMIKYRMTRGNTFLKKDLEDIIVADERQRTYVQSLRYLEHKPRTRHELSQKLRQKEFAAPLIEEALDRLERENLVDDELFAKEWTRQRMEGQRKGKLWIRQELRQKGIANELIAEALEGVSTDAEYETALIAGRKKWNQVKGDIQEKKRKTLPFLMRRGFSMDMVRRVVNCLIEEDGAKDSEEDEALLWD